The Acanthopagrus latus isolate v.2019 chromosome 6, fAcaLat1.1, whole genome shotgun sequence genome includes a region encoding these proteins:
- the LOC119020803 gene encoding glutamine-rich protein 1-like isoform X2, with translation MNEQESGVVSFDEYVRQKARTVPQHRMKEFLESLAKGPEVLQEFSQQGGAVATTTAMVYQQQGTNCIYTDSTEVAGSLLELACPVTSSDISPHMSVHQESEQQLQVQVQIEEQHGQAVGQVLQVASPSQQDLQGISAAQLVQQGELTEEQQQQIQAQLVAAVAGGQQIQLSSGQQIQLQGTQHIQLPGGQQIQLQAGQQIQLQGGQQIQLQGGQQIQQIQLQGGQQIQLQGGQQIQLQGGQQIQLQGGQQIQLQGGQHIQLQGGQQIQLQGGQQIQLPGGQQIQIQTIEAMSPQQQDSLREAERRSGTVSTVLQPAKKRKVDVPLAVSYAVPQGQQVATVLAIPQGQQQSYVSLRPDLLTVDSAQLYSTTGTITGPTGETWTIPVYSTPQQQGVTHIAIPQETYSTVQVTTANGKDRLSPSSSSRSGDVQSASGGTQEEIVQTLFPAQFMNGNIHIPVAVQTVGGSYNTTQSVHIWDPNQQQGQGEEGQEQQLHLQGHIETEAHAEPPAEILVPVCLKPEEGLEVWRLWAQRKNAEMNKQEKTKLAPIGRRQPLRFQEDLLSSAVAELNLGLALMTQEARGSEEEQFASDVLYYVFLCIQKYLCENGRVDDIFSDPYYTRFCGCLHKILEGWKPSVHPLGYVIPSHVTEEMLWECKQLGAHSPSTLLTTLMYFNTKHFRLTTPEQHLKVAFTKVLRHTRKNPANAKDKATSIRLLKGQGAHGGQKGTDEMFEEQIEDPDNPLRCPIKLYDFYLFKCPQSVKGRNDAYYMTPEPVVAPNSPMWYSSQPLTSQQVEHMLTRIIVVREIQEIIGAGPDNMS, from the exons ATGAATGAGCAGGAGAGTGGGGTGGTCTCCTTTGATGAGTATGTGCGGCAGAAAGCCCGCACTGTACCTCAGCACAGGATGAAAGAGTTCCTGGAGTCTCTCGCCAAGGGCCCAGAGGTGCTGCAGGAGTTCAGCCAGCAGGGAGGGGCAGTGGCCACCACCACAGCCATGGTGTACCAGCAGCAAGGCACCAACTGCATCTACACAGACAGCACTGAGGTGGCCGGCTCTCTACTGGAGCTGGCTTGTCCG GTGACCTCGTCAGACATTTCACCTCATATGTCTGTGCATCAAGAGTCAGAACAGCAGCTTCAAGTGCAG GTTCAGATTGAGGAGCAACATGGCCAAGCAGTTGGGCAGGTTCTTCAGGTGGCCTCCCCCTCACAGCAGGACCTGCAGGGAATCTCAGCAGCCCAGCTTGTCCAGCAGGGAGAgctcacagaggagcagcagcagcag ATACAGGCGCAGTTGGTTGCAGCTGTAGCCGGAGGTCAACAGATCCAGTTGTCAAGTGGCCAACAAATTCAGTTACAAGGAACGCAACATATTCAGCTGCCAGGGGGGCAGCAAATTCAACTCCAGGCTGGCCAACAGATTCAGTTACAAGGTGGCCAACAGATTCAGCTACAAGGGGGCCAACAGATTCAACAGATTCAACTACAGGGTGGCCAGCAGATTCAACTACAGGGTGGCCAGCAGATTCAACTACAGGGTGGCCAGCAGATTCAACTACAGGGTGGCCAGCAGATTCAACTACAGGGTGGCCAGCACATTCAACTACAGGGTGGCCAACAGATTCAGCTACAGGGTGGCCAGCAGATTCAACTACCAGGGGGCCAACAGATCCAGATTCAGACCATAGAGGCCATGTCTCCACAGCAACAGGACTCTctcagggaggcagagaggaggtcCGGCACTGTCTCAACTGTTCTCCAACCTGCCAAGAAGCGTAAGGTGGATGTCCCTTTGGCTGTGTCTTATGCCGTTCCACAGGGCCAGCAGGTGGCCACAGTTCTAGCCATCCCTCAAGGGCAGCAGCAAAGCTACGTGTCCCTACGACCAGATTTGCTCACTGTTGACAGCGCCCAACTGTACAGTACTACAGGAACAATCACAGGTCCCACAGGTGAGACTTGGACCATCCCTGTGTACTCCACTCCACAGCAGCAGGGCGTAACTCATATTGCCATACCACAGGAGACATACAGCACAGTGCAGGTTACCACAGCCAATGGTAAGGACAGACTGTCCCCCAGCTCCTCGTCAAGGTCTGGAGATGTGCAGTCGGCCTCTGGTGGGACACAGGAGGAAATAGTGCAGACGCTGTTTCCAGCGCAGTTCATGAACGGGAACATTCACATCCCTGTGGCAGTGCAGACTGTAGGAGGGAGTTACAACACCACACAGTCTGTACACATATGGGACCCAAATCAACAGCAGGGCCAAGGAGAAGAGGGACAAGAACAGCAGCTCCATCTGCAG GGTCACATAGAGACAGAGGCTCATGCTGAACCTCCTGCAGAAATTCTGgttcctgtctgtctgaagcCAGAGGAAGGCCTCGAGGTCTGGCGCCTTTGGGCGCAGCGAAAAAATGCTGAGATGAATAAGCAGGAAAAGACAAAGCTGGCACCAATAGGAC GTCGTCAGCCACTGCGTTTTCAAGAAGACTTGCTGTCCAGCGCCGTAGCTGAGCTGAACTTGGGTCTTGCCCTGATGACGCAGGAAGCCAGAGGATCGGAAGAGGAACAATTTGCATCCGATGTGCTATATTATGTTTTCTTGTGTATACAAAAG TATCTCTGTGAAAATGGACGTGTGGATGATATTTTCTCGGATCCATATTACACACGTTTTTGTGGGTGTTTACACAAAATCCTGGAGGGTTGGAAACCCAGTGTCCATCCTTTAG GTTATGTCATTCCAAGTCATGTGACAGAGGAGATGCTGTGGGAGTGTAAACAGCTTGGTGCACATTCACCATCCACATTGCTCACAACTCTAATGTATTTCAACACTAA GCATTTCCGCCTGACTACACCTGAACAGCATCTAAAAGTAGCTTTCACAAAGGTCCTGAGGCACACGAGGAAGAATCCCGCGAATGCCAAGGACAAAGCCACCAGTATACGCCTTCTTAAAGGACAAGGTGCACACGGCGGACAGAAAG GAACCGATGAAATGTTTGAAGAGCAGATCGAGGATCCTGATAATCCTCTTCGTTGCCCCATCAAACTTTATGACTTTTATCTCTTCAAATG CCCTCAGAGCGTTAAGGGACGCAACGATGCATATTACATGACACCGGAGCCCGTCGTCGCACCCAACAGCCCGATGTGGTACTCCTCTCAGCCCCTCACAAGTCAGCAGGTGGAGCACATGCTGACACGCATCATCGTGGTCCGAGAGATTCAGGAGATCATCGGCGCAGGTCCAGACAACATGAGCTAA
- the LOC119020803 gene encoding glutamine-rich protein 1-like isoform X1 has translation MNEQESGVVSFDEYVRQKARTVPQHRMKEFLESLAKGPEVLQEFSQQGGAVATTTAMVYQQQGTNCIYTDSTEVAGSLLELACPVQVTSSDISPHMSVHQESEQQLQVQVQIEEQHGQAVGQVLQVASPSQQDLQGISAAQLVQQGELTEEQQQQIQAQLVAAVAGGQQIQLSSGQQIQLQGTQHIQLPGGQQIQLQAGQQIQLQGGQQIQLQGGQQIQQIQLQGGQQIQLQGGQQIQLQGGQQIQLQGGQQIQLQGGQHIQLQGGQQIQLQGGQQIQLPGGQQIQIQTIEAMSPQQQDSLREAERRSGTVSTVLQPAKKRKVDVPLAVSYAVPQGQQVATVLAIPQGQQQSYVSLRPDLLTVDSAQLYSTTGTITGPTGETWTIPVYSTPQQQGVTHIAIPQETYSTVQVTTANGKDRLSPSSSSRSGDVQSASGGTQEEIVQTLFPAQFMNGNIHIPVAVQTVGGSYNTTQSVHIWDPNQQQGQGEEGQEQQLHLQGHIETEAHAEPPAEILVPVCLKPEEGLEVWRLWAQRKNAEMNKQEKTKLAPIGRRQPLRFQEDLLSSAVAELNLGLALMTQEARGSEEEQFASDVLYYVFLCIQKYLCENGRVDDIFSDPYYTRFCGCLHKILEGWKPSVHPLGYVIPSHVTEEMLWECKQLGAHSPSTLLTTLMYFNTKHFRLTTPEQHLKVAFTKVLRHTRKNPANAKDKATSIRLLKGQGAHGGQKGTDEMFEEQIEDPDNPLRCPIKLYDFYLFKCPQSVKGRNDAYYMTPEPVVAPNSPMWYSSQPLTSQQVEHMLTRIIVVREIQEIIGAGPDNMS, from the exons ATGAATGAGCAGGAGAGTGGGGTGGTCTCCTTTGATGAGTATGTGCGGCAGAAAGCCCGCACTGTACCTCAGCACAGGATGAAAGAGTTCCTGGAGTCTCTCGCCAAGGGCCCAGAGGTGCTGCAGGAGTTCAGCCAGCAGGGAGGGGCAGTGGCCACCACCACAGCCATGGTGTACCAGCAGCAAGGCACCAACTGCATCTACACAGACAGCACTGAGGTGGCCGGCTCTCTACTGGAGCTGGCTTGTCCG GTACAGGTGACCTCGTCAGACATTTCACCTCATATGTCTGTGCATCAAGAGTCAGAACAGCAGCTTCAAGTGCAG GTTCAGATTGAGGAGCAACATGGCCAAGCAGTTGGGCAGGTTCTTCAGGTGGCCTCCCCCTCACAGCAGGACCTGCAGGGAATCTCAGCAGCCCAGCTTGTCCAGCAGGGAGAgctcacagaggagcagcagcagcag ATACAGGCGCAGTTGGTTGCAGCTGTAGCCGGAGGTCAACAGATCCAGTTGTCAAGTGGCCAACAAATTCAGTTACAAGGAACGCAACATATTCAGCTGCCAGGGGGGCAGCAAATTCAACTCCAGGCTGGCCAACAGATTCAGTTACAAGGTGGCCAACAGATTCAGCTACAAGGGGGCCAACAGATTCAACAGATTCAACTACAGGGTGGCCAGCAGATTCAACTACAGGGTGGCCAGCAGATTCAACTACAGGGTGGCCAGCAGATTCAACTACAGGGTGGCCAGCAGATTCAACTACAGGGTGGCCAGCACATTCAACTACAGGGTGGCCAACAGATTCAGCTACAGGGTGGCCAGCAGATTCAACTACCAGGGGGCCAACAGATCCAGATTCAGACCATAGAGGCCATGTCTCCACAGCAACAGGACTCTctcagggaggcagagaggaggtcCGGCACTGTCTCAACTGTTCTCCAACCTGCCAAGAAGCGTAAGGTGGATGTCCCTTTGGCTGTGTCTTATGCCGTTCCACAGGGCCAGCAGGTGGCCACAGTTCTAGCCATCCCTCAAGGGCAGCAGCAAAGCTACGTGTCCCTACGACCAGATTTGCTCACTGTTGACAGCGCCCAACTGTACAGTACTACAGGAACAATCACAGGTCCCACAGGTGAGACTTGGACCATCCCTGTGTACTCCACTCCACAGCAGCAGGGCGTAACTCATATTGCCATACCACAGGAGACATACAGCACAGTGCAGGTTACCACAGCCAATGGTAAGGACAGACTGTCCCCCAGCTCCTCGTCAAGGTCTGGAGATGTGCAGTCGGCCTCTGGTGGGACACAGGAGGAAATAGTGCAGACGCTGTTTCCAGCGCAGTTCATGAACGGGAACATTCACATCCCTGTGGCAGTGCAGACTGTAGGAGGGAGTTACAACACCACACAGTCTGTACACATATGGGACCCAAATCAACAGCAGGGCCAAGGAGAAGAGGGACAAGAACAGCAGCTCCATCTGCAG GGTCACATAGAGACAGAGGCTCATGCTGAACCTCCTGCAGAAATTCTGgttcctgtctgtctgaagcCAGAGGAAGGCCTCGAGGTCTGGCGCCTTTGGGCGCAGCGAAAAAATGCTGAGATGAATAAGCAGGAAAAGACAAAGCTGGCACCAATAGGAC GTCGTCAGCCACTGCGTTTTCAAGAAGACTTGCTGTCCAGCGCCGTAGCTGAGCTGAACTTGGGTCTTGCCCTGATGACGCAGGAAGCCAGAGGATCGGAAGAGGAACAATTTGCATCCGATGTGCTATATTATGTTTTCTTGTGTATACAAAAG TATCTCTGTGAAAATGGACGTGTGGATGATATTTTCTCGGATCCATATTACACACGTTTTTGTGGGTGTTTACACAAAATCCTGGAGGGTTGGAAACCCAGTGTCCATCCTTTAG GTTATGTCATTCCAAGTCATGTGACAGAGGAGATGCTGTGGGAGTGTAAACAGCTTGGTGCACATTCACCATCCACATTGCTCACAACTCTAATGTATTTCAACACTAA GCATTTCCGCCTGACTACACCTGAACAGCATCTAAAAGTAGCTTTCACAAAGGTCCTGAGGCACACGAGGAAGAATCCCGCGAATGCCAAGGACAAAGCCACCAGTATACGCCTTCTTAAAGGACAAGGTGCACACGGCGGACAGAAAG GAACCGATGAAATGTTTGAAGAGCAGATCGAGGATCCTGATAATCCTCTTCGTTGCCCCATCAAACTTTATGACTTTTATCTCTTCAAATG CCCTCAGAGCGTTAAGGGACGCAACGATGCATATTACATGACACCGGAGCCCGTCGTCGCACCCAACAGCCCGATGTGGTACTCCTCTCAGCCCCTCACAAGTCAGCAGGTGGAGCACATGCTGACACGCATCATCGTGGTCCGAGAGATTCAGGAGATCATCGGCGCAGGTCCAGACAACATGAGCTAA
- the LOC119020824 gene encoding mitochondrial RNA pseudouridine synthase rpusd4-like translates to MNSCRRLVYSDWSSGLNAVFSRVTQRTNCRRAPGTAPSLSRSQSTAPKQAPGTHTGEKPRARAIDLARKIQQERVKPAATEPPVSAQQKRVTELKRFSLQLQKVHPNVLAKHLHRSVLYQDKDVVVINKPYGVPVRDDSGVTSVSSVLPVLSKMMYGMKMKSYSELLPCLGLEKEAAGALLLARREEVVEHILNLHRNNQVQRKYWVITVGVPVPSEGVIDIPIIEREVTGSQPHYKMALSPIFKMNDAGDGVTKVRAHRQAHPAVTNYRVLDSSSGCSLVELQPFTGVKHQMRVHMAFALGCPLIGDHKYSHWSKLAPQKLPDRVLGKLGLEQSKIRYLPLHLLAQQLTLPGSSQADISVSCPLPKYFSQTLNRLKLTPPNKKD, encoded by the exons ATGAACAGCTGTAGAAGACTAGTGTACAGTGACTGGAGCTCCGGCCTGAACGCCGTCTTCTCTCGGGTCACACAGCGGACAAACTGCCGGCGGGCTCCGGGGACAGCACCGTCCCTCAGCAGGAGCCAGTCCACCGCACCCAAACAAGCTCCGGGCACCCACACGGGAGAGAAACCCCGGGCGAGAGCCATCGATCTGGCCCGGAAGATTCAGCAGGAGAGGGTGAAGCCGGCGGCGACAGAGCCTCCTGTGTCCGCTCAGCAGAAGAGGGTGACGGAGCTGAAGCGgttcagtctgcagctgcagaagGTCCACCCTAACGTGCTGGCCAAACACCTCCACCGAAGCGTGCTGTACCAGGATAAAGATGTGGTGGTCATTAATAAGCCCTATGGTGTTCCTGTCCGAG ATGACTCGGGGGTCACGTCCGTCTCCTCGGTGCTTCCTGTTCTCTCTAAAATGATGTATGGGATGAAGATGAAGTCATATTCTGAGCTGCTGCCCTGTCTGGGACTGGAAAAGGAAGCGGCGGGAGCTCTCCTGCTAGCCAGGAGGGAAGAAGTAGTGGAGCACATACTCAACCTTCACAGAAATAACCAAGTTCAGAGAAAGTACTG GGTCATCACAGTTGGTGTACCTGTGCCATCTGAAGGAGTGATTGACATTCCCATCATAGAGCGAGAGGTCACAGGCTCACAGCCACACTACAAG ATGGCGCTATCTCctattttcaaaatgaatgatGCAGGCGACGGTGTGACCAAGGTGCGCGCCCATCGGCAGGCCCACCCTGCAGTGACCAACTACAGAGTCctggacagcagcagtggttgcAGTCTCGTGGAGCTCCAGCCCTTTACTG GCGTGAAGCACCAAATGAGGGTTCACATGGCATTTGCTCTCGGTTGCCCCCTTATAGGTGACCACAAATATTCCCACTGGAGCAAACTTGCCCCCCAG AAATTACCGGACCGTGTGCTGGGAAAACTTGGACTGGAACAGAGCAAGATCCGATATCTTCCACTTCATCTGCTCGCTCAACAGCTCACACTGCCTGGAAGCAGTCAGGCAGACATCAGCGTGTCATGCCCCCTGCCAAAATACTTCTCGCAAACATTGAACAGACTGAAATTAACTCCTCCTAATAAAAAggactga
- the LOC119020825 gene encoding WD repeat-containing protein 82-like isoform X2, whose amino-acid sequence MKNKLAADMRITDSVLRSFRVARIYRENAEKVNCVDFSPDGENAVSSSDDDCIVLYDMREGKHKRTLFSKKYGVDLIRYTHGDTHTVVYSSNKQDDTIRYLSLMDNKFIRYFPGHTARVIALSMSPVDDTFISGSLDKTIRIWDLRSQNCQGLTNPLGKPVCSFDPEGLIFAAGVESQAIKLYDLRAFDKGPFASFETRFNRVCDWTGLKFSNDGKQILVTTNGGMIRVLNAFSGSVLHTFSGYNNSKGISLEACFTPDSQFVMIGSEDGRVHVWSTESGMKVAVLDGKHPGPINTLQFNPRYMTFASACTNMTFWLPCVDEL is encoded by the exons atgaaaaataaactcGCTGCAGACATGAGGATCACAGACAGCGTGTTACGAAGTTTCAGGGTTGCCAGAATATACCGAGAAAATGCCGAGAAAGTCAACTGCGTGGACTTCAGCCCAGATGGCGAAAATGCAGTGTCGAGCAGCGACGACGACTGTATTGTGTTGTATGACATGCGAGAGGGGAA ACATAAAAGGACCTTGTTCAGCAAGAAGTATGGAGTAGACCTCATCCGCTACACACATggagatacacacacagtggtctACAGCTCCAACAAACAAGATG ATACCATCCGATACCTGTCACTTATGGACAACAAGTTCATCAGGTATTTCCCAGGTCACACTGCAAG aGTTATTGCTCTGTCCATGTCACCAGTGGATGACACGTTCATCTCAGGCTCGTTGGATAAGACGATCCGGATCTGGGACCTGCGCTCTCAGAACTGTCAA ggtttGACTAATCCTCTGGGGAAGCCTGTCTGTTCCTTTGACCCTGAGGGGCTGATATTTGCTGCAGGCGTGGAATCACAAGCCATTAAATTATATGACCTTCGTGCTTTTGACAAG GGTCCCTTTGCCTCCTTCGAGACAAGGTTTAATCGTGTCTGTGACTGGACTGGACTCAAATTCAGCAACGATGGTAAACAGATTCTCGTCACCACCAATGGAGGGATGATTCGCGTCCTGAATGCTTTCAGTGGATCAGTGCTGCACACTTTTTCT GGCTACAACAACAGTAAAGGGATCTCCCTGGAGGCCTGCTTCACTCCCGACTCACAGTTTGTCATGATAG GCTCGGAGGACGGGAGAGTCCACGTTTGGAGCACTGAGAGTGGGATGAAGGTAGCTGTGCTGGACGGGAAACATCCAGGACCCATCAATACTCTGCAGTTTAACCCCAGATACATGACGTTTGCCAGCGCCTGCACCAACATG ACATTTTGGCTCCCGTGTGTTGATGAGTTGTAG